In Lysobacter luteus, a single window of DNA contains:
- a CDS encoding glutaminase codes for MPPATPGAAREPIQNQFDISGLDLPDILGTINDEVRERFGEGKPADYIDALANVPLDRFGMALVTRDGDVHEVGDAREAFSIQSISKVHTVTMALDALGDDLWERVDREPSGDPFNSLIQLEYEKGIPRNPFMNAGALVVADVLLSAHERPEQALVDFVRARAGRVDIGADDVVAKSERESGYRNIATANFIRSYGNIHNAVDDVLDFYFLQCSLSMNCVDLARSMQFLACGGYCGVSGQQVVSAQMSTRINSLMMTAGTYDAAGDFAYYVGLPAKSGVGGGIVAVVPHVMSLCVWYPGLDEKGNSALGKYALHRFTQLTGLSVF; via the coding sequence ATGCCCCCAGCCACCCCTGGCGCCGCGCGCGAGCCCATCCAGAACCAGTTCGACATCAGCGGGCTCGACCTGCCGGACATCCTCGGCACCATCAACGACGAGGTCCGTGAGCGTTTCGGCGAGGGCAAGCCGGCGGACTACATCGACGCGCTGGCCAACGTGCCGCTGGACCGCTTCGGCATGGCGCTGGTGACCCGCGACGGCGACGTGCATGAAGTGGGTGACGCGCGCGAAGCATTCTCGATCCAGAGCATCTCCAAGGTGCACACCGTGACGATGGCGCTCGATGCACTCGGCGACGACCTCTGGGAGCGGGTGGACCGCGAGCCCTCCGGCGACCCGTTCAACTCGCTGATCCAGCTGGAGTACGAGAAAGGCATCCCGCGCAATCCCTTCATGAATGCCGGCGCGCTGGTGGTGGCCGACGTGCTGCTGTCGGCGCACGAGCGGCCCGAGCAGGCGTTGGTCGACTTCGTCCGGGCCCGCGCCGGCCGCGTCGACATCGGCGCTGACGACGTCGTCGCCAAGTCCGAGCGCGAGAGCGGCTACCGCAACATCGCCACGGCCAACTTCATCCGCAGCTACGGCAACATCCACAACGCCGTCGACGACGTGCTGGACTTCTATTTCCTGCAGTGCTCGCTGTCGATGAACTGCGTGGACCTGGCCCGCAGCATGCAGTTCCTGGCCTGTGGCGGGTACTGCGGGGTGTCGGGGCAGCAGGTCGTCAGCGCGCAGATGTCGACCCGGATCAACTCGCTGATGATGACCGCCGGCACCTACGACGCCGCCGGCGACTTCGCCTATTACGTCGGGCTGCCGGCCAAGAGCGGGGTGGGTGGCGGCATCGTCGCGGTCGTGCCGCACGTCATGAGCCTGTGTGTCTGGTACCCGGGCCTGGACGAGAAGGGCAACTCGGCGCTGGGCAAGTACGCCTTGCACCGCTTCACCCAGCTGACCGGCCTCTCGGTGTTCTGA
- a CDS encoding DUF1615 domain-containing protein encodes MNRHSRALLAAMFALLVLAGCATAPTPPGPAPEAVRADIVRRMPARIDDRAGWAADIQAAFAAQGIDPIEENVCATLAVIEQESGYKADPPVANLPAVARGEIERRAAALHVPGFMVTAALKLRSTDGRSYEERLRTVRTERELSQLYEDLTGRVPLGERLFDGYNPVQTGGPMQVSIPFAEQHADDYPYRYDGSIRDEVFSRRGGLYFGIAHLLGYATPYTRKVHRFADFNAGWYASRNAAFQNAVAVATGRTLALDGDLLAPGAPLDRPGETERAVRALGGELGMDDQSIRAALGRGDRLDFNESALFRQVFALAEARAGRALPREMIPGITLDSPKITRELTTGWFATRVDARYRACMAR; translated from the coding sequence ATGAACCGACATTCCAGAGCACTGCTCGCCGCCATGTTCGCGTTGCTGGTGCTCGCCGGTTGCGCCACCGCGCCGACGCCACCGGGCCCGGCGCCTGAAGCGGTACGTGCCGACATCGTCCGGCGGATGCCGGCCCGGATCGACGACCGCGCCGGCTGGGCGGCCGATATCCAGGCCGCATTCGCGGCGCAGGGCATCGACCCGATCGAAGAGAACGTCTGCGCGACGCTTGCGGTGATCGAGCAGGAGTCGGGCTACAAGGCCGACCCGCCGGTGGCCAACCTCCCGGCGGTCGCGCGCGGGGAAATCGAGCGGCGCGCGGCGGCGCTGCACGTGCCCGGCTTCATGGTCACCGCGGCGCTGAAGCTGCGTTCCACCGATGGCCGCAGCTACGAGGAGCGGCTGCGCACCGTGCGCACCGAGCGCGAGCTCAGCCAGCTCTACGAGGACCTGACCGGCCGCGTGCCCCTGGGCGAGCGGCTGTTCGACGGCTACAACCCGGTGCAGACCGGCGGACCGATGCAGGTGTCCATCCCGTTCGCCGAGCAGCACGCCGACGACTACCCCTACCGGTACGACGGCAGCATCCGCGACGAGGTCTTCAGCCGCCGCGGTGGGCTGTATTTCGGTATCGCGCACCTGCTCGGGTACGCCACGCCGTACACCCGCAAGGTGCACCGTTTTGCCGACTTCAACGCCGGGTGGTATGCCAGCCGCAACGCGGCGTTCCAGAACGCGGTGGCGGTGGCGACGGGTCGCACCCTGGCGCTGGATGGCGACCTGCTCGCGCCGGGAGCGCCGCTTGATCGACCGGGCGAGACCGAGCGAGCGGTGCGCGCCCTGGGCGGAGAGCTGGGGATGGATGACCAGTCGATACGCGCGGCGCTCGGCCGCGGCGACCGGCTCGACTTCAACGAGTCGGCCCTGTTCCGCCAGGTGTTCGCATTGGCCGAGGCGCGAGCGGGCAGGGCGCTGCCGCGGGAGATGATCCCCGGGATCACGCTGGACAGCCCGAAGATCACGCGCGAGCTCACCACCGGCTGGTTCGCCACCCGCGTCGACGCGCGGTACCGGGCGTGCATGGCCCGCTGA
- the yedA gene encoding drug/metabolite exporter YedA: protein MSDGISPTPAAAVASGASGHLEPRVLIPLALLTLYVVWGSTYLGIRFALESYPPFLLAGVRFLAAGVLLYGFLRWRGHAAPTRLQWRNAAFTGLLLLGMGNGLVCFAEERVSSGIAAVAVSSMPLFAAAFGGLYGHWPSRRETVGLLVGFAGVIVLNLGSGLSGERIGAIALLTAAAAWAFGSVWSKRQDMPAGPMNTAAQMLCASVALLLVGFGTGEALPASPTMKSTLALVYLALFGSILAFSAYLYVLKHARPAVATSYAYVNPPVAVLFGVLLAGEVVGPWDMLGMVVILAGVAVITLGGRASRRAARARTAGPQPDVNA from the coding sequence ATGTCCGATGGCATTTCCCCCACGCCGGCGGCCGCGGTGGCGTCCGGTGCTTCCGGCCACCTGGAGCCGCGCGTACTGATTCCGCTGGCACTGCTCACGCTCTACGTGGTGTGGGGGTCGACCTACCTCGGTATCCGCTTCGCGCTTGAGAGCTACCCGCCGTTCCTGCTGGCCGGCGTGCGCTTCCTGGCGGCCGGTGTGCTGCTGTACGGGTTCCTGCGCTGGCGCGGCCACGCGGCACCGACGCGGCTGCAATGGCGCAATGCCGCCTTCACCGGCCTGCTGCTGCTCGGGATGGGCAACGGCCTGGTGTGTTTTGCCGAGGAACGCGTCAGCTCGGGCATCGCCGCGGTCGCGGTGTCGAGCATGCCGCTGTTCGCCGCCGCCTTCGGCGGGCTGTACGGCCACTGGCCGTCGCGCCGCGAGACGGTCGGGCTGCTGGTCGGGTTTGCCGGCGTCATCGTCCTCAACCTCGGCAGCGGGCTGTCGGGCGAGCGCATCGGCGCGATCGCTTTGCTGACCGCGGCGGCGGCATGGGCCTTCGGCTCGGTCTGGAGCAAGCGCCAGGACATGCCGGCCGGGCCGATGAACACCGCCGCTCAGATGCTGTGCGCCTCGGTCGCGCTGCTGCTGGTCGGGTTCGGCACCGGCGAGGCGCTGCCGGCGTCGCCGACCATGAAATCGACGCTCGCGCTGGTGTACCTCGCTTTGTTCGGCTCGATCCTCGCGTTCAGCGCGTACCTCTACGTGCTCAAGCACGCGCGCCCGGCAGTGGCGACCAGCTATGCCTACGTGAACCCGCCGGTGGCGGTGCTGTTTGGCGTGTTGCTGGCCGGCGAAGTCGTCGGCCCGTGGGACATGCTGGGCATGGTGGTCATCCTCGCCGGCGTGGCGGTGATCACGCTGGGCGGTCGCGCGTCACGGCGTGCAGCGCGTGCGCGCACGGCCGGCCCTCAGCCCGACGTGAACGCGTAG
- a CDS encoding cytochrome c biogenesis protein DipZ, translating to MFVLILAYLGGVLTIISPCILPVLPFVFARADRPFAREGLPLLAGMGLTFALVATLAAVGGQWAIQLNQGGRWLAMAVLALMGLALLWPRLADVLARPFVALGGRWSRHADGGSPWSASGLGVATGLLWAPCAGPILGLVLTTAALQGASVTTTVLLLAFSAGAATSLALALMLGGRFLASMKRALGIGEWLRRALGVLVLAGVAAIALGLDTGLLTRLSLASTARIEQRLVDVFADDPAPPSPVPQLGVPLPVEGWMPPLDGATGWFNSPPLTRAGLRGRVVLVDFWTYSCINCLRALPYVSDWAAKYRDHGLVVLGVHTPEFAFEKTPGNVARAIESLGIGHPVALDNDYAIWRAFDNRYWPAHYFVDAQGRIRYHHFGEGGYERSEDVIRRLLADAGATGLPGGYVSGDGRDAGAPASTDYTRTPETYLGHARAERFAGGELVRGVATDYYAPAALALHQWALQGRWTVTAEHARLERPGGSVVMRFRGRDLHLVMAPIAGDRPVRFRVTLDGAAPGADAGSDVDAQGQGTLDADRLYQLIRLRDGSDERRFEITFPEGGARIYAFTSG from the coding sequence ATGTTCGTGCTGATCCTTGCCTACCTCGGCGGCGTGCTGACCATCATCAGCCCCTGCATCCTGCCGGTGCTGCCGTTCGTGTTCGCCCGGGCCGACCGGCCGTTCGCCCGCGAGGGCCTGCCGCTGCTCGCCGGCATGGGCCTGACATTCGCGCTTGTGGCGACACTGGCCGCCGTCGGTGGCCAATGGGCGATCCAGCTCAACCAAGGCGGACGCTGGCTGGCCATGGCGGTGCTGGCATTGATGGGGTTGGCGTTGCTGTGGCCGCGCCTGGCCGATGTGCTGGCGCGGCCCTTTGTCGCGCTTGGTGGGCGGTGGTCGCGGCACGCGGACGGCGGGTCGCCCTGGTCGGCGTCCGGGCTCGGGGTGGCCACCGGACTGCTGTGGGCGCCCTGCGCGGGACCGATCCTCGGCCTGGTGCTGACGACCGCCGCGCTGCAGGGTGCCAGCGTCACCACCACCGTGCTGCTGCTCGCCTTCTCCGCCGGCGCGGCGACGTCGCTCGCGCTGGCGCTGATGCTCGGCGGCCGGTTCCTCGCGTCGATGAAGCGTGCCCTCGGAATTGGTGAATGGCTGCGCCGTGCGCTCGGCGTACTGGTGCTGGCGGGCGTGGCGGCCATCGCGCTCGGTCTCGACACGGGCCTGCTGACCCGGCTGTCGCTGGCCAGCACCGCGCGCATCGAGCAACGGCTGGTCGACGTGTTCGCCGATGATCCGGCGCCGCCCTCGCCGGTGCCGCAGCTCGGCGTGCCGTTGCCGGTGGAAGGCTGGATGCCCCCGCTCGATGGCGCCACCGGCTGGTTCAACAGCCCGCCGCTGACCCGTGCGGGGCTGCGCGGCCGGGTGGTGCTGGTCGACTTCTGGACGTACTCCTGCATCAACTGCCTGCGCGCCCTGCCCTATGTGAGCGACTGGGCTGCCAAGTACCGCGACCACGGGCTGGTGGTGCTGGGCGTGCACACGCCGGAGTTCGCGTTCGAGAAGACCCCTGGCAACGTTGCACGCGCGATCGAGTCGCTCGGCATCGGGCATCCGGTCGCGCTCGACAACGACTACGCGATCTGGCGCGCCTTCGACAACCGCTACTGGCCCGCGCACTACTTCGTGGATGCGCAGGGCCGCATCCGCTACCACCACTTTGGCGAAGGCGGATACGAGCGCAGCGAGGACGTGATCCGCCGGTTGCTGGCCGACGCCGGCGCGACCGGCCTGCCCGGCGGCTATGTCAGCGGCGACGGTCGTGACGCGGGCGCGCCGGCGTCGACCGATTACACGCGCACGCCGGAGACCTACCTGGGCCACGCGCGCGCCGAGCGCTTCGCCGGTGGCGAGCTTGTCCGCGGCGTGGCGACGGACTACTACGCTCCGGCGGCGCTGGCGCTGCACCAGTGGGCGTTGCAGGGACGCTGGACGGTGACGGCCGAGCACGCCCGGCTGGAGCGTCCGGGCGGCAGCGTCGTGATGCGGTTCCGCGGCCGTGACCTGCACCTGGTGATGGCACCCATCGCAGGCGACCGGCCGGTCCGGTTCCGGGTCACGCTCGATGGCGCCGCTCCCGGCGCCGACGCCGGCAGCGACGTCGATGCGCAGGGCCAGGGCACCTTGGACGCGGACCGGCTGTACCAGCTCATCCGCCTGCGCGACGGCAGTGACGAGCGCCGGTTCGAGATCACCTTCCCGGAAGGCGGTGCGCGGATCTACGCGTTCACGTCGGGCTGA
- a CDS encoding helix-turn-helix transcriptional regulator produces MISTSARLLRLAALLQARRQWSGPELAERLEVDARTLRRDVDRLRTLGYPVQASSGRGGGYALGAGANLPPLMFDDTEAVTLAVALRAATATVAGIETPARELLAKLDQWLPARLRRRATALHDVTLSLDVAQPLADAGVLAAIAAACRDSRRVRFRYRRHDGCEGDRHVEPARLISYGRRWYLLGWDTDRSDWRTYRADRIEALVDTGATFVPRQGLDFIEHIRRAVAWSPFEHRVTVRLLGRADELADAVPAWCGVLVAESDRSALLHVGASTPDALLATLAMLGRPFEVTEGHDELAAMRKAHAQLATSLGGADTLGHVRQARTS; encoded by the coding sequence GTGATTTCCACGTCCGCCCGACTGCTCCGCCTTGCCGCGCTGCTGCAGGCCCGTCGCCAATGGTCCGGCCCGGAGCTGGCCGAGCGCCTGGAGGTGGACGCGCGTACGTTGCGCCGCGACGTCGACCGCCTGCGCACCCTCGGCTACCCGGTGCAGGCATCGTCCGGCCGCGGCGGCGGCTACGCACTGGGTGCCGGTGCCAATCTGCCGCCGCTGATGTTCGACGACACCGAGGCGGTCACGCTCGCGGTGGCGCTGCGTGCGGCCACCGCCACCGTCGCCGGCATCGAAACCCCGGCGCGCGAGCTGCTCGCCAAGCTCGACCAGTGGCTGCCGGCGCGGCTGCGTCGGCGCGCGACCGCGCTGCACGACGTCACCCTGTCGCTGGACGTTGCCCAGCCATTGGCCGATGCCGGCGTGCTGGCCGCGATCGCTGCCGCCTGCCGCGATTCCCGCCGCGTGCGGTTCCGTTACCGCAGGCACGACGGCTGCGAGGGCGACCGCCACGTGGAGCCCGCGCGCCTGATCAGCTACGGGCGGCGCTGGTACCTGCTGGGCTGGGACACCGACCGCAGCGACTGGCGGACGTATCGCGCCGACCGCATCGAGGCGCTGGTCGATACGGGCGCCACGTTCGTGCCGCGCCAGGGTCTGGATTTCATCGAGCACATCCGGCGGGCGGTCGCCTGGTCGCCGTTCGAGCACCGCGTGACCGTGCGGCTGCTGGGGCGTGCCGACGAGCTCGCGGACGCAGTGCCCGCGTGGTGCGGCGTGCTGGTCGCCGAGAGCGACCGCAGCGCCCTGCTCCACGTGGGGGCCAGCACGCCGGATGCATTGCTGGCGACGCTGGCCATGCTCGGCCGGCCGTTCGAGGTGACCGAAGGCCACGACGAACTCGCGGCCATGCGGAAAGCGCACGCGCAGCTGGCCACCTCGCTCGGCGGAGCGGACACGCTTGGGCACGTCCGGCAAGCACGGACGAGCTGA
- a CDS encoding glutathione S-transferase family protein yields MSSKPTLTLYHHPHSRSAGVRVMLEELGVDHRIELVDLQAGEQRRPEFLALNPLGKLPTLVDGDTVVTEQVAVYLHLADRFPEAGLAPPIGDPARGTYLRWMVYYASCFEPAVVDRSQKHEPAEPMMSPYRDFDSMLAALEAQLAKGPWVLGERFSAADVLWGTALRWTTQFGLVPKTPLIEAYIARTTARPAFQRAAEKDAELLATA; encoded by the coding sequence ATGTCCAGCAAGCCAACACTCACGCTCTACCACCACCCGCATTCGCGCTCGGCCGGCGTGCGCGTGATGCTCGAGGAACTCGGGGTCGACCACCGGATCGAGCTGGTGGACCTGCAGGCCGGCGAACAGCGTCGCCCCGAGTTCCTCGCGCTCAACCCGCTCGGCAAGCTGCCCACGCTGGTTGACGGCGACACCGTGGTCACCGAGCAGGTCGCGGTCTACCTGCACCTGGCCGACCGCTTCCCCGAGGCGGGCCTCGCGCCGCCGATCGGCGACCCGGCGCGCGGCACGTACCTGCGCTGGATGGTCTATTACGCGTCGTGCTTCGAGCCGGCCGTGGTCGACCGCTCGCAGAAGCACGAGCCGGCCGAACCGATGATGTCGCCGTACCGTGATTTCGACTCGATGCTGGCCGCGCTCGAAGCGCAGCTCGCCAAGGGCCCGTGGGTGCTGGGTGAGCGCTTCAGCGCCGCCGACGTGCTGTGGGGCACCGCGCTGCGCTGGACCACCCAGTTCGGGCTGGTCCCGAAGACGCCGCTGATCGAGGCGTACATCGCACGCACCACCGCGCGTCCGGCGTTCCAGCGCGCCGCGGAAAAGGATGCCGAACTGCTGGCGACGGCATAG
- a CDS encoding ornithine cyclodeaminase — translation MTTLLTTHDVARIVATHGLPQMFSRLVDYLEADFARWNDFDKTARTAAHSDVGVIELMPVADDREYSFKFVNGHPSNYRHGLSTVMAFGALADVETGMPTVLSELTMTTAIRTAATSIMAAKKLARKGAKVMALIGNGAQSEFQALAFHHMLGIEEVRLYDVDPAATDKLAANLAEAAPKLRVVRAADTREAVRGADIVTTVTADKKNATILSADMIEPGMHINAVGGDCPGKTELDPAILTAANTKTYVEFEPQSRIEGELQHMSADFKATEFWRVIAGEAEGRTTADEVTLFDSVGFALEDYSALRLVRDLAHELKLGSKTDIVPVMADPKDLFGHLMGTKARQKAA, via the coding sequence ATGACCACCCTGCTGACCACCCACGACGTTGCCAGGATCGTTGCCACCCACGGCCTGCCGCAGATGTTCTCGCGCCTGGTGGACTACCTCGAGGCCGACTTCGCCCGCTGGAACGACTTCGACAAGACCGCGCGCACCGCCGCCCACTCCGACGTCGGCGTGATCGAGCTGATGCCGGTTGCCGACGACAGGGAGTACAGCTTCAAGTTCGTAAACGGCCACCCCAGCAACTACCGACACGGCCTGTCGACGGTGATGGCGTTCGGCGCGCTGGCCGACGTGGAAACCGGCATGCCGACCGTGCTCAGCGAGCTGACCATGACCACCGCCATCCGCACCGCGGCGACCTCGATCATGGCCGCGAAGAAGCTGGCCCGTAAGGGCGCCAAGGTCATGGCGCTGATCGGCAATGGCGCCCAGAGCGAGTTCCAGGCGCTGGCCTTCCACCACATGCTGGGCATCGAGGAAGTGCGCCTGTACGACGTCGACCCGGCCGCCACCGACAAGCTGGCCGCCAACCTCGCCGAGGCCGCGCCGAAGCTGCGCGTGGTGCGCGCCGCCGACACCCGCGAAGCCGTGCGCGGTGCCGACATCGTCACCACCGTCACCGCAGACAAGAAGAACGCCACCATCCTCAGCGCCGACATGATCGAGCCGGGCATGCACATCAATGCCGTGGGCGGCGACTGCCCGGGCAAGACCGAGCTTGACCCGGCCATTCTGACGGCGGCCAACACGAAGACTTACGTCGAGTTCGAGCCGCAGAGCCGGATCGAGGGCGAGCTGCAGCACATGAGCGCGGACTTCAAGGCGACCGAGTTCTGGCGCGTGATCGCCGGCGAGGCCGAGGGCCGCACCACCGCCGACGAAGTGACCCTGTTCGACTCGGTCGGCTTCGCGCTCGAGGACTACTCGGCGCTGCGGCTGGTGCGTGACCTGGCCCATGAGCTGAAGCTGGGCAGCAAGACCGACATAGTGCCGGTGATGGCCGACCCGAAGGACCTGTTCGGCCACCTGATGGGGACGAAGGCGCGCCAGAAGGCGGCGTAA
- a CDS encoding Lrp/AsnC family transcriptional regulator → MDDLDHRLIAALRHDARAPVASLAQSLGVSRGTITNRMARLERDGVITGYTVRLRPDAAPDEIRAWTSLAVKGNQHSVIRALLGEPGVAELHDTNGRWDLVAELRVADLAELSKVLERIRGIPGISGSETSVHLQTFRG, encoded by the coding sequence ATGGACGACCTCGACCACCGCCTGATCGCCGCGCTGCGCCACGATGCCCGCGCACCCGTCGCCAGCCTGGCGCAGTCCCTCGGCGTCTCGCGCGGGACCATCACCAACCGGATGGCGCGGCTTGAGCGCGACGGGGTGATCACCGGCTACACCGTGCGCCTGCGCCCCGATGCCGCGCCCGACGAGATCCGCGCGTGGACCAGCCTCGCGGTCAAGGGCAACCAGCATTCGGTGATCCGTGCGCTGCTGGGCGAGCCCGGCGTGGCCGAGCTGCACGACACCAACGGTCGATGGGACCTGGTCGCCGAACTGCGCGTGGCCGACCTGGCCGAGCTGTCCAAGGTGCTGGAGCGCATCCGCGGCATCCCCGGCATCAGCGGCAGCGAGACCAGCGTCCACCTGCAGACGTTCCGGGGCTAG
- a CDS encoding peroxiredoxin has protein sequence MKTLMPALLGAACAVALAFPAQAELKAGDAAPEFTADAYLAGEGFTFELAEALEQGPVVVYFFPAANTPGCNLEASLFSRAIEDFAAHGASVIGVTAGNVDQLAAFSNDTSTCAGKFPVAADPGARIAGEYEAVLDSKPEWASRTSYAIAPDGTIVAAYTDMNPSRHVREMLAAVEKLDD, from the coding sequence ATGAAGACCCTGATGCCCGCGCTGCTCGGCGCCGCCTGCGCCGTCGCCCTCGCCTTCCCCGCCCAGGCCGAACTCAAGGCCGGCGACGCCGCCCCGGAGTTCACCGCCGACGCCTATCTGGCGGGAGAAGGGTTCACGTTCGAACTCGCCGAGGCGCTGGAGCAAGGCCCGGTGGTCGTTTACTTCTTCCCCGCGGCCAACACGCCCGGCTGCAACCTGGAGGCGTCGCTGTTCTCGCGGGCGATCGAGGACTTCGCGGCGCACGGGGCCAGCGTGATCGGGGTGACAGCAGGCAACGTCGACCAGCTGGCGGCGTTCTCCAACGACACCAGCACGTGTGCCGGCAAGTTCCCGGTCGCGGCCGACCCGGGCGCGCGGATCGCCGGCGAGTACGAAGCCGTGCTCGACAGCAAGCCCGAATGGGCCAGCCGCACGTCCTATGCGATCGCGCCCGACGGCACGATCGTCGCGGCCTACACCGACATGAACCCCAGCCGCCATGTGCGGGAGATGCTGGCGGCGGTGGAAAAGCTGGACGACTAG
- a CDS encoding DUF937 domain-containing protein, producing MQINDIIAQTGGLSSMARELGISEQQAATGASALLPAIMGGFRKQAQGGSGGAGLAGLLGQLGGGSLLEEVLSPQPTPVGHGNNVLGEIFGSKDVSRAVAQDASARTGLDSSLLKKMLPMLAMLAAGYMARQNAGAAGAQQGGGLGGLLGGLMGGSGGAAGTAGGLGALAGLLDADGDGNPLDDILGRLGR from the coding sequence ATGCAGATCAACGACATCATTGCCCAGACCGGCGGCCTGTCCTCGATGGCACGCGAACTGGGGATCAGCGAGCAGCAGGCCGCAACCGGAGCGTCCGCGCTGCTGCCGGCCATCATGGGGGGATTTCGCAAGCAGGCGCAGGGCGGCAGTGGCGGCGCGGGACTGGCCGGCCTGCTCGGCCAGCTCGGTGGAGGCAGCCTGCTCGAGGAGGTGCTCTCGCCGCAGCCGACCCCGGTGGGGCATGGCAACAACGTCCTGGGCGAGATCTTCGGCTCCAAGGACGTCAGCCGCGCCGTCGCGCAGGATGCCTCGGCCCGCACCGGCCTGGATTCCTCGTTGCTCAAGAAGATGCTGCCGATGCTGGCCATGCTCGCCGCGGGCTACATGGCCCGCCAGAACGCGGGCGCCGCCGGGGCGCAGCAGGGCGGTGGCCTGGGTGGGTTGCTCGGCGGGCTGATGGGCGGCAGCGGAGGCGCGGCGGGGACCGCCGGCGGCCTCGGCGCGCTCGCCGGCCTGCTGGACGCCGATGGCGACGGCAACCCGCTGGACGACATCCTCGGGCGGCTTGGCCGCTGA